The following proteins come from a genomic window of Methanocella conradii HZ254:
- a CDS encoding metallophosphoesterase has translation MIDIVPLLDAPALVVKNEDISLVIADVHLGIEYDLYYSGINIPSQLAGRIERARRYVGEAKPDRIILLGDIKHNVPHISHQEEEEVPLFLNELAKHALVEIVPGNHDGGIDALLPRNPDVILHEAKGAIIDGVAYFHGHTWPGPSLLNCKYWIMSHNHPTIKLTDNVGHTITRQAWIRARLDEGEVKKNYGQEKLEWNDPEVIIVPSFNELCGGIAFNESWHDDLLGPLFTSQAIRLEEAQVYLLDGTYMGTIDSLRKYSREKYKVPGNKARAYRRRKRYRH, from the coding sequence ATGATTGACATCGTACCTTTGCTTGATGCTCCCGCCCTTGTAGTAAAAAACGAGGATATCTCGCTCGTCATAGCCGACGTCCACCTGGGCATCGAGTACGACCTTTACTATAGCGGGATTAACATTCCGTCGCAGCTAGCCGGGCGCATCGAGCGTGCCAGGAGGTACGTAGGCGAGGCTAAGCCCGACCGCATCATCCTTTTGGGGGATATCAAGCATAACGTGCCCCACATATCGCATCAGGAGGAAGAGGAGGTACCCCTCTTTTTAAATGAGCTTGCAAAGCACGCCCTTGTTGAGATAGTGCCGGGCAACCATGATGGCGGCATCGATGCACTCCTGCCCCGTAACCCTGACGTTATCCTGCATGAGGCGAAAGGCGCCATCATTGATGGCGTTGCATATTTCCACGGACACACATGGCCAGGCCCATCGCTTTTAAATTGCAAATACTGGATAATGTCACACAACCATCCGACCATTAAGCTGACCGATAACGTGGGCCATACCATAACAAGGCAGGCCTGGATACGCGCAAGGCTCGACGAAGGCGAAGTAAAGAAAAACTATGGCCAGGAAAAGCTCGAATGGAACGACCCAGAGGTCATAATCGTGCCATCCTTCAACGAGCTTTGCGGAGGAATCGCCTTCAACGAGTCATGGCATGACGACTTGCTAGGGCCTCTCTTCACCTCACAGGCAATCCGCCTTGAGGAAGCCCAGGTATACCTGCTCGACGGCACCTACATGGGGACCATCGATAGCCTGCGAAAATATTCCAGGGAAAAGTATAAGGTGCCCGGGAATAAGGCAAGGGCATATAGGCGGAGAAAACGCTACCGTCACTAG
- a CDS encoding YkgJ family cysteine cluster protein — protein sequence MAEPLRFKCKCCGLCCRRDPYYGVSLLDVEKISEGLSLSPSEFFNRFCGVVLTPGGYRYSVILASEGCPFLRDSLCSIHAFKPIGCRVFPESSMLPVNDLKRIVRAIESCAILELPDSELPLAADYKLIAERDLHFKHTKAYFDEHEDFDEPSWGVAVNELKKALTLKEKA from the coding sequence ATGGCTGAGCCCTTAAGATTTAAGTGTAAATGCTGTGGCTTATGCTGTAGGCGTGACCCTTATTATGGGGTATCGCTTCTGGACGTTGAGAAGATAAGCGAGGGTTTATCGCTAAGCCCTTCAGAGTTTTTTAATCGCTTTTGTGGCGTTGTGCTTACGCCTGGTGGCTATAGGTATTCTGTCATATTGGCTTCAGAGGGCTGCCCTTTTTTGAGGGATAGCCTGTGCAGCATCCACGCCTTTAAGCCCATAGGGTGCCGGGTGTTTCCTGAGTCTTCTATGCTGCCTGTTAATGACTTGAAGCGTATAGTGAGGGCCATCGAGAGCTGTGCCATTTTAGAGCTGCCTGATTCGGAGCTGCCGCTTGCCGCTGATTATAAGCTGATAGCCGAGAGGGATCTACATTTTAAGCATACAAAGGCGTACTTTGATGAGCATGAGGACTTCGATGAGCCTTCGTGGGGTGTAGCGGTAAATGAGCTAAAAAAAGCACTAACTTTAAAAGAAAAAGCCTAG
- a CDS encoding S1C family serine protease yields the protein MIPVCEGELIDTIKKVSPSVVNINTVRLVHDYYMNIVPLRGMGSGVIIDENGMIVTNNHIVEQSESIEVTLFDGKKYSGKLLGTDRMTDIAVVKIEGKGFPYVKLGDSNGVQVGQIAIAIGNPFGFFLQGPTVTVGVISALNRTIQAEQGVYENLIQTDAHINPGNSGGPLVNIKGEVIGINSANIPFAQGIGFSIPASMASRIVQELIKHGKVIRPWLGILGVGVNEQIAEYYELPSDTGVLVTRVFENSPAYEAGVAPGDMIITVDHKDLKDMNDLTKELRSKKVGDFILLTVLRGRRKGQIEITLGESP from the coding sequence ATGATCCCTGTATGTGAAGGCGAGCTGATCGACACCATAAAAAAGGTCAGCCCTTCAGTGGTCAACATTAATACCGTAAGGCTCGTGCATGACTATTACATGAATATCGTACCGCTCAGGGGAATGGGGTCCGGCGTCATCATAGATGAGAATGGCATGATAGTGACCAATAACCATATAGTCGAGCAGTCAGAAAGCATCGAAGTGACGCTATTCGACGGGAAAAAGTACTCGGGAAAGCTGCTCGGCACGGACCGCATGACCGATATCGCGGTCGTTAAGATAGAGGGAAAAGGCTTCCCCTACGTCAAGCTGGGGGATTCTAACGGAGTACAGGTCGGGCAGATAGCCATTGCCATAGGAAACCCCTTCGGCTTTTTTCTGCAAGGGCCTACAGTGACGGTAGGCGTCATAAGCGCCCTTAACAGAACCATACAGGCCGAGCAGGGAGTATATGAAAACCTGATACAGACGGATGCGCATATCAACCCGGGCAACAGCGGCGGCCCTTTGGTCAATATAAAGGGCGAGGTCATCGGCATCAACTCGGCAAATATACCGTTCGCGCAGGGCATAGGCTTCTCTATACCCGCATCTATGGCCAGCCGTATAGTTCAAGAGCTTATAAAGCATGGTAAGGTGATACGCCCATGGCTCGGCATACTTGGCGTGGGGGTCAACGAGCAGATAGCAGAATACTATGAGCTGCCATCTGACACGGGGGTACTTGTGACCAGGGTCTTCGAGAATAGCCCGGCATACGAGGCAGGCGTAGCTCCAGGCGATATGATAATAACGGTAGACCATAAGGATTTAAAGGACATGAATGACCTGACTAAAGAGCTACGCTCTAAAAAGGTGGGCGATTTCATCTTACTCACCGTGCTGAGGGGCCGCCGCAAAGGCCAGATAGAGATCACGCTTGGCGAAAGCCCATGA
- a CDS encoding sulfate adenylyltransferase, with product MMSRPQLKLTNTVLEGKAREMALEEAAESLARGSNTIMIDDEAWITVEMIATGALSPCTGFMNAEDYSSVLHTGRLADGTPWPTPLSFAVAGERNQNVLKGLKKGDVATLINRNKEPVARIITEEVFEYDREERAQCVFGTTDKRHPGVRSIYERMGERSLAGKVELISRPHWGAFEKYRLTPAQCIDYFYNKKGARTVVGFITGANPVHRGHEHIHRTALENHDMLLIQPLVQLAKPEYIRSEYRIQAYEALLNKYYQRDRVLMSPLRVTYIFAGPREAVLHAIVARNFGATHFAIGRDHAGVGNYYGDYECQTIFDRLYEGGSKELGIELLSFSEVFYCARCGTTATENTCPHGKQYRIAISGTAIRELMRYGYMPPKEIVRPEVAAIAMQGIQPKGLDENGNSIYPVGSIVKKLFPFYLVAKRLGGKLREKPLSWESLTLEDVERALMDVRENSDRILGDIAREMELVFDARRDMAAQWINEASEYSRERQLQLIKALEEKVASADPNADNRMFQSKAEAERELEMAKYVYECMNSKGLDHKKMTWNPLKYSEYR from the coding sequence ATGATGAGCAGGCCACAGCTAAAGCTGACTAACACGGTTCTGGAAGGCAAGGCGAGGGAAATGGCGCTAGAGGAGGCGGCCGAAAGCCTGGCCAGGGGCTCTAATACTATAATGATTGATGACGAGGCATGGATCACGGTAGAGATGATAGCCACCGGCGCGCTAAGCCCATGCACAGGCTTCATGAACGCAGAGGACTACTCGTCAGTATTACACACCGGCCGGCTTGCTGACGGCACGCCATGGCCAACGCCGCTCTCATTTGCGGTGGCAGGCGAGCGCAACCAGAACGTGCTCAAGGGCTTGAAAAAGGGCGACGTTGCAACGCTCATAAACCGCAACAAGGAGCCCGTCGCCAGGATAATCACCGAAGAAGTGTTCGAATATGACAGGGAGGAGCGAGCCCAGTGCGTCTTCGGCACCACCGATAAGCGGCATCCAGGGGTCAGGAGCATATACGAGCGTATGGGTGAAAGGTCTCTAGCGGGAAAAGTGGAGCTAATTAGCCGACCGCACTGGGGCGCCTTCGAGAAGTACCGCCTCACTCCTGCCCAGTGTATAGACTATTTCTATAACAAGAAAGGAGCACGCACCGTAGTCGGGTTTATCACAGGCGCCAACCCCGTCCACAGGGGGCACGAGCACATTCACAGGACTGCCCTGGAAAATCATGACATGCTGCTCATCCAGCCGCTTGTACAGCTGGCAAAGCCTGAGTATATAAGGTCTGAGTACCGCATCCAGGCATACGAGGCACTGCTCAACAAGTATTACCAGCGTGACAGGGTGCTGATGAGCCCCCTTCGAGTCACCTATATTTTCGCAGGCCCGAGAGAAGCGGTATTGCACGCCATAGTGGCTCGAAACTTTGGCGCAACCCATTTCGCGATAGGCCGGGACCACGCGGGCGTCGGAAACTATTATGGCGACTATGAGTGCCAGACGATATTTGACCGCCTATACGAGGGCGGCTCGAAAGAGCTCGGAATAGAGCTATTATCCTTCAGCGAGGTTTTCTACTGCGCCAGGTGTGGCACCACGGCGACCGAGAACACCTGCCCCCATGGCAAGCAGTATCGCATCGCAATCAGTGGCACCGCCATACGTGAATTGATGCGCTACGGGTACATGCCGCCGAAGGAAATCGTCAGGCCGGAGGTCGCGGCCATAGCGATGCAGGGCATCCAGCCTAAAGGGCTTGACGAGAATGGAAACTCGATCTATCCAGTCGGCTCTATCGTAAAGAAGCTGTTCCCCTTCTACCTGGTGGCAAAGAGGCTGGGCGGTAAGCTAAGGGAAAAGCCTCTAAGCTGGGAAAGCCTTACCCTTGAAGACGTGGAGCGCGCCCTCATGGATGTCCGGGAGAACTCTGACCGTATACTGGGGGATATAGCGAGAGAAATGGAGCTTGTGTTCGACGCGAGGCGGGACATGGCCGCCCAATGGATCAACGAGGCCAGCGAATATAGCAGGGAGCGCCAGCTACAGCTTATAAAAGCCCTCGAGGAAAAGGTAGCCTCCGCGGACCCGAACGCCGATAACAGGATGTTCCAGAGCAAGGCAGAGGCCGAAAGAGAGCTTGAGATGGCAAAATACGTATATGAATGCATGAACTCTAAAGGCCTTGACCATAAAAAGATGACGTGGAACCCATTAAAGTATAGCGAGTATCGGTGA
- a CDS encoding ABC transporter ATP-binding protein, protein MAAILTNGLTKRYGSLEALSGLSISVEEGESFCLLGPNGSGKTTTIGILTGSLSATAGKAVVMGVDVAADPIGVKRKIGIVPEMEYPPSFLTVREYLDLVCSLRKVDDPRPKIDRWIQFFGLEDKENVLCKDLSKGTKKKVMLSAAFVHDPKLLFLDEPFLDLDPIVQRNTREYLRSYVKEGGTIFLSTHILEIAEKLCDRVGILYNGRLIASGKLAELKRSKESLEDVFMRLVVEAA, encoded by the coding sequence ATGGCGGCGATACTTACAAATGGATTGACGAAGAGGTATGGAAGCCTCGAGGCGTTGAGCGGTCTGAGCATTTCGGTGGAGGAGGGCGAGTCATTCTGCCTGCTGGGACCTAATGGGTCGGGTAAGACTACTACTATTGGCATTTTGACGGGGTCATTGTCGGCGACGGCGGGCAAAGCCGTGGTCATGGGCGTGGACGTGGCCGCCGATCCTATAGGGGTTAAGCGGAAGATCGGCATAGTGCCGGAGATGGAGTACCCTCCCAGCTTTCTAACCGTCCGGGAATACCTCGATCTAGTATGCAGCCTTCGTAAGGTAGACGATCCCCGGCCAAAAATCGATAGATGGATACAGTTCTTCGGCCTGGAAGATAAAGAAAACGTACTTTGCAAGGACTTGAGCAAGGGCACGAAAAAGAAGGTCATGCTGTCGGCGGCCTTTGTACACGATCCGAAGCTTCTCTTCCTGGATGAGCCTTTCCTGGACCTCGACCCTATAGTCCAGCGTAACACCCGCGAGTACTTGAGGTCATACGTCAAGGAAGGCGGCACCATCTTCCTTTCCACCCACATATTGGAGATTGCCGAGAAGCTCTGTGACCGCGTCGGAATACTTTACAATGGGAGGCTGATTGCGAGCGGAAAGCTGGCCGAGCTAAAGCGCTCCAAGGAGAGCCTCGAGGACGTGTTCATGAGGCTGGTAGTGGAGGCTGCGTGA